ATTGGGAGGAACCGTTCTGTCAATATAGGTAGCTGGTAAACATCAAAATTTTGCATTCCTTAACATTGTTTCATCCTCATTTAGTTGGAACAAGGCCCACTTGTGTTGGGTTTAGGTTACATCCCTTGTTTTAGCATATTTTGCATTGATCCAGTTGAGAAAATTATAGAATTCCACTACATTCTTACCAGTTAGTGGATTACAGGCTTGAGGGGATGTGCTCTCAGTTTCGACAAGTCCAAATTCGAATCAAGCTCCTCATCTAATTCTCCAACGATGCTTCTACAATAGCAAAAAAAACAGGGATTATACATGAGTACTTCAAAAATAAAGGCAATGTAAacaatgaatataaaaaaaattaattttgaaatgAAGATTAATATGGATGGAAATGTTCAGACATGTTATCCCCTCTGATGATGTACAACCCTAATACAAGTTGCTGGACACCTTCCTGCAAAAAATAAGAGACAATTCAATAACTTGAGTTCTTTACCTAAAAGAGATGCAGGAACTTTCAGATTCAAAACAACTCCAAAGTTTAAGGAAAGGAAAAGGTAAGGATGTGAAAAAAAATGTTGGAGCTCTGGTTGTAAAGATGACAACAATTCATGATCATGCCAATATGTACTATCTGTCATCACCAATTGTAAGTTCATAATATGAATTATAAGTTTATAACTCCATGCAGTAAGCAATACCCACCATAATCCACAGAAGAGAAAGGCATAGTAAATATATCCAAGCCTCCATAAATCAGGACCATGTCATTTGATTGCTCAACATTAAATTTGTTAATGCAAGAAAATTAACAAATTTATAACGAAGGAATTGCTAGTTGCTACTAAATGTGATATTTTCAAACTATTTGCAGATGTGTAAAATCCAACTggaatcccataaccattgATGCATGTTAGACTACAACTTAACATCTTCAACTCTACTCTTAACTCTCCACATAAGTCACCCAGATATTCTCAAAATATTTGCAGAGATTAAAAGAATTCATACAAGAAGGTAATAAAccaaaatagaattaaaaaaacTACCTAGTGCTTCGAAAATCAGGTTTAAGTAGAATATCCATTCCCACCCATTTCTTTAAACATCCTAACAAATGTGCCATCCTTGCCATCCCATCAAGTGCTAGTAGAATCGTGCGGGTGCATCCCCTCTTGTATATTGTGGCGGCTCCAGCTGAAGGAAGTAGAGAAGCCTATTCTAGGAAAATCCGATTGGACAAGAAGGAGATTCCATACAAGTAAAGATCCTGCTACTGTACCCTTTCAGCTCATTGTTTGTGATAGGATGTAAAGCTTTCAAACCCATAAATATATCTTATTTAAAGTAAACAAGTGTTCTTCTACCTCTACGGCTCTACTAATATTCCATAAGCCACTTAGGATCAAGGACTATAATCATGTGAACCCTGATCCTGTCACTGCAAATCAAACAGAGTTGGAAATATTTCCAGCTGAGAATGTGGAGTCAGTGATGGACAACAGATTGACAGGCAAAAAATAGCGAGGCAAGGGTAGACAAGCCCTACATTACTAAAAGCATTTTCTTGTCATTTTAGCAGAATGGCATAAGAGTCATAGAACAAACTTTTGCTACTTAGAATGCAAAATTGGGCTCAAGAAATCCAAGCACACCGAAAGTTTTCTGGGATTTCAGCCCATGGGCCACGATAGGGTTGAGAAATCCCAGCCCCAGGTCAGACTAGTCTGTGTTAAGGTGGCCTCGGGTCCAGCCCAGCCTGGCCTGACCCTAATCAAAAAATTTATACATGTATACAGGAATGTAACGTATATTTCTTTGATAAATACAAGTATGCATCTGTATTTATACATGTATAACATATATGGTATACATGCCAATAATTAAGCATATCTAGTCAAGAAAACATGAATAAACAGTACCTTCATATCTGGTTAGCAAAAGGAATAGCGGAAGGAGATTCTTCAATGGGTTTTAGGGCTTGGATTCGCTCACAGGAGCAACACCTCACCCTCGAAACCGTCCATCTCTTAGTCTCTCCTGTCTCCTCCCACTTCCAACTGCATGACTTCTCTTTGGATGTTCCTCATCTGGCAATGGCAATTAGACATCCAGAGATACCAGCATCAAGAATCTTCGGGTCAAGCAAATTCAAACAATGGCAGCCTAAGGCAATGACTTGTAAACTTCTTTCCTTGGAGGACGATTCCTTGGGCTTCTAAACATCCACCACTAGAGCACATGAAACGCTTGAAAACGAAATACAAGGACGGTGGTTGGGAGAGGGGGTGGAATAGATGAGATATTTTAGTATACGGCAGCAACAGGGAGGGGTCAGGTTATGGCCTTATCTagtattttggtaaaatttgCAGTCGGGCCTATGGTGGAGTCGGTTGGACCTAATATTTATATGCAAGTAATGTGCTAAATCCTATGTATTCTATATATAATACTAGATTTTGTTATTGTTATTTTAGGTGGATAAACAGGTAAAGCGGTTGCCCTTGCTCTTACCCTTACCCTATCCACCTAGCCTAAACAGATCAAAATTTCCCTTGCATTCCAAATGAGGGTTATTTGGGTTCTAAAAGTTTGTCAGTGGTAGgatcctctttttcttcttttttttttcctgggtcTAGAATCTCAGGCCTGTGCTGAACTCACAAGTCACATGGGCTGGAATAGGATTTGGAAATCCCAACCTGACCTAATCCCAACCTGAGGTCAGGTTGGGCTGACTTGGGACACCGGCTGGGCCTAGATTTCAAAAAACCAGCTCCTGCCTGCCATACATGCATCCCCAGTGCCACTACACCTCATAGAAATAAATTTTCTTACCTACtccaactcccccccccccccaccaaaaaaaaaaatcaattttccaATGGTTATATCAGTCATTTCCacttcctccccctccccccaactaGGAAAACAGAAATACAGTTTTCACTTTTTTCGAttttaaacataaaaaatatgaaaacacGGTTGTTTTTTAAATTACAAAAACGCTTACATGCACATCAAATCTGCTATTAATTCAAAATCCATGTAAAAGATGAGTACATTATGAtactccccagaccccgcagtggcgggagcctcatgcactgggtacaccctttttttcaTGTAAAAGATGCAAACAGACGGTGGTTAGAGCAAGCTCCAAAACACCATCATCACTGATTTGGCATCAGCAGCAAACAGCCGAGGTGCAGGAGTTTTCCGTTACTTTGGGGTCGAGATTCAGAGTCCATGTCTCAAATTAGAGAGAGGGAAAAGTCTTCAGGaaatccttcctttcttttgacaTCTGACTAGGGGTTTCACGAAATTTCTCTCCCAGAGCCAATCTGAAAGAAGCTCATCAACACCTATGTGCCCAAAGGAGGTGAACAAGGCCCGAGCAGGATATTATGAACCATGATGATTCTGGCACTGCACACAGCAGTCCAATGATCAAACACCCATCTCCCTCTATTAACCCCCCTACGCCCTTTTTTTCATGTAAAAGATGCAAACAGACGGTGGTTAGAGCAAGCTCCAAAACACCATCATCACTGATTTGGCATCAGCAGCAAACAGCCGAGGTGCAGGAGTTTTCCGTTACTTTGGGGTCGAGATTCAGAGTCCATGTCTCAAATTAGAGAGAGGGAAAAGTCTTCAGGaaatcctttctttcttttgacaTCTGACTAGGGGTTTCACGAAATTTCTCTCCCAGAGCCAATCTGAAAGAAGCTCATCAACACCTATGTGCCCAAAGGAGGTGAACAAGGCCCAAGCAGGATATTATGAACCGTGATGATTCTGGCACTGCACACAGCAATCCAATGATCAAACACCCATCTCCCTCTATTagcccccctccccaaaaaaaagggggtaacaaacccttctctctccctctctctctctctctctctctcccttgaaCAATAGCGAATTTCACAAATAGATAAGCCCCACCAGGCAGAATCAATAAGtttaaacaaaaagagaaaggcAACAATTgtttataaagaagaaaaaaattaactaaaacAAAAGCTTGGGCTCCCATGCATTTTGCACCATTGGAAACCCCTAGGAGGGAGATGGCTTGAGACATGAGAGGATGGTTTTAAATGGAGTTCTGTTAAGCTCAATAGCTCCATGCCTTTTATTCATTGTAACCCATTCATAGCAAGGAACCACCACAAAGATACACACGCATAAACAGAAATATATGGGGTATCTAATTGCTGGACTGGTGCGAGTGTTGCCCGAATTGTCCATGTCTACAAAGTTAGGGttggggaaggggaaggaaCCATGAAAAAGAAGATCACACATGTTCTGGTGATATACAATGGCTGATAGAGGAGGGAGGCATgccattaaattaaattagcTTGAGATCTCCACGTTTCACTCCTAGAATATTGGAGTAGCATTGGAATAGTTAAAAACGGGAACAGCGTTCCCGAGCTGGATGATGGTCTGGGAACACTCTCCTAGACTATCTATCTAGGTTtgcattttccttatttttatttcaaccaTTTCAATAGACTACACTTACCCATCCCCGCCAAAGCAAAAAATATGTCAATCTTTAAATTCCAGAGCCAGTTTTTGTTTCAGTTAATAAACTGAGAAATGGAAGATTCAGTCTCCAAAATTCTAAGAGTATCATAATCTCTAAGTAACTTTTTCTTTAACAGAACCACTATCAAAGCAATATAAGATCGCTGCATTCTAAGAAACGTCAGTTGTCATTGCAAAGTCTTGTCAGTTATTGAGCTTCTGCATATGGGCTTTTAGAAGCCAGATCTAGGAGGCAAGGAGGCGGATCCaaccataattgtcaaggcggTGCCTAAGCATCTAGGCTCTTTATTGGGTCCAAGGAAACAGCACACCTTTTGACACTTCACCAGTTTACATTGATTTATGTGTATTGcgttgttttttgatgaatatgcttatattatatccaacgctttgtttattatatgttggttttctcatacaTTAGGCCACTACTAGCATAACTATATCATATTGCATGATATGGGTTTTATGCTAcatataaaaatatttacataaaaTTATCATTCCTAAATTACATATAGTCATTAATGCCTGCCTAGAGCTACCTAGGTGGCGCCCCTCCAACGCCTTAGGTCGTCTattcgccttgacaactatggatccAACCAGAATTGATGGTTTGGAAATTCTACTGCCTCCAACACCAACTTCAGAGTAACAGTGCCGCCAGCAGCTATTTTGGTAGGACTTGATTCTTGTAACCAGACAAACCCATGGAAGCACTGTTGCAGATAGTATGTAGAAGGGAAACCTAGTTTGTTTCCACATAAtcaaactagggtttcaaaaaggtatagcagcataggttgctgcaaaCTACAAATGAAGGATCCTTGGTAGACAATCAAAACAGTAACTGAGGAGGATTAATTAGGCTCTGTGATACCATGTAATAGTATCAAATCCTAATAAAGCAGcaaacaaaagagagaagaagaaggaatcgAGAGAGGAAAAATTACGAGTCTGGGTTAGACTGCATGTCTAACCGATACCTCCACATTGTCTTTATAGATGACTGAATAAAATGACAAGGACATGacttaagtaaataaattaCAACTGTACCCTAACTTGTTACAAActaccaaataaataaataaaaaaaggcataaccagtgcacaagactcccgccactgtggggtctggggagggtcataatgtacgcagtcttacccccacttcgcggagaggctgtttccaaagactcaaacctgtgaccacttggtcacaaacTACCAATTAAACTCTTAAAATAATGTTAACACCTAATAGCACTTAATACTTACCTAGTATCTCCAACAAGAACCCAAGATACAccaaaataagaaatagaagcAAAAGCAGATGGATGACACAAAGCTGCAACGGCTATCTTTGTATATTCCCCAATTGCAAAACGCCATCATCCAGACATGAGTAGATAGCACCATTTTTCCCAGTGTTCAATGTTTTCATGCACAAGGAATCTGTTATGTTGGGAGTGTCTATGGGTTTCGAAAGGGTTTTAAGAGGAAACCAAGTCTCTTGCTGACAACCAGTACAAAGAAACTACAAGACGAACTTGGACAGAAAAAGCTTTAGATGGTGAGCTGCGTATATGCATTCATATTGTAGCCAGATAATTCCTTAGCTGAACCCTGGGAGGTGAGGGGGACCAGAAGTTCTCTATATTGGCGTTCTTATCTTATTGAGTAgctccaccccaccccccaaaaaaaagttccCTAGAGTTTGTCCCCTATTGTTGTTGATGCACAATctcttgtatttctttctttgttttggtaaaaaaaaaaattacactgcttaacaaataaaaagggggacagagagagaaagtacATCAGGTCTTACTTAAATAATCAAGACAATCATTCTGGATtaatatcaataaaaaaaaattggtggcATAAAACCTACGAATCACAAAAAACAAACTAATAATTCTGTCAAACTCCACTAGAAAATGTATGAAGTTAACTTCAATTAACTTGATATTAAGATCACATGGATGGAGAAGCATTCCCAGCTCGGCCTTTATGAAGAAGCCAAATACTGGTTCACTTTTTAGCTCAGGATTTGTTGTAATGGGAATGACAAGATCCCATCATTTGTATGtatgatcccatgggttttggAAAAATCTACTTATACCCCTTGGTGTCCTTTTTACTTACACAGAATACTTTATGACAagaaaatacaacaacaacaaagtcagctttatcccaactaaatagggtcggctacatggatccttgcaaaaaaaagggaaaggaaaggaaaggaagtaCGGAAAACTTACTGAAAgtaagaagaatgaagaaatgaagaaatgaaaggaagaggaaagaggcacaactcaggaaatcaggaaaatctcagctaaatggggtcggcaacatggatccttgccctccaataggctctatccgaggtcatacttggtacaagacccagactacgCATGTCGTTCCTTACAACcgctcctatggtcattttaggtctgcccctagctcttttagctccttcgatCTGGATCAGagcactcctccttactgggggtGTCCtcaggcctccattgaacatggccataccacctcaaacaacatTCTCGAAGCTTGTCGTTGATTgacaactcccaaatcagctctaatacgttcattccttactttatcctttccaattttgccgcacatccatcttaacatcctcatctctgctacacatagcttctctatATGGCACTtcctaactgcccaacattccaccccacacatcatagctggtcggcCAACAGTCCTAtcaaactttcctttaagctttaaaggaatacgccgatcacacaatactccgatcctctccacttcatccatcccactttctttatgaaaagaaaataacttaaacaaatagttatttaataccattttacaaaaaaaaaaggtataattatttaaaattaatcATCTCGTATTATTTTCTCAGCCATCATAAAGGTCTATCACTCCATTGTCGTAACAGTTATGAGACATATCACAACTGCAGCTTTTCTAGTAAACATGATACAAAACTATAACATTAATACTTTTTTTAATGAGAGCTTAGAATCTTTTAcaagcaaacaaaaaagaaaaaggacggAATGGTGAAACAATATCACAAATAGGGTGGAAACAAAAAAGTGCTTCTCTCAACAGAACTAATTGAAGGATTTAACATGAGGTTATATCAAGGAGATAGAGGCACAAACCTTTGTGGAGTAGACCCGCTCATGAGATTCATCAAGAATGATATTTGTAGCCTGATCGAAACCTTTCAGGATTCCCTATTGTCCATAAATGGCAGATAATACTATTATAGATATTTTCACAATGAAATCTCACCAATAAATTTCACCAGAATTCAAGCACTTACCACAATATTACGCCCATCATTCGTTATAACTGATATTGTTTCTGCACATAAAatcttaaaacttaaaaaaagcAGTAGAGCAGTGGCTTTATTAGCTTCCTATCAAGACTAGAAttacacacttgaagatgaataaAGTGACTGATATTCCAACAAAAGAACTGCCAAAGAATTAATGCATAACATACCAGTTTATTGTCATCAATAATAAGAATCAAGAGTTTGGCAATTCTATAGTTCTAGGCTAGTAAAACATTGCGTTTAGGAACCTTACAccattttcttttgtctttctaTTCAGATAACAAGAGGTCATCACTAACATGCTAGAGAAAACAGTACAATACACCGGAAAAAGTCCAAATCAAAGAATGAGACCAAAAAGCAGAAACCAGGTATAAACCTAGTGTGGTAAGTGGTAACGTAAATGGAAGATAAGCAAGTGATACCCCTATAAAAGTATCCCCTTAGTACCACGGCCTAGGGTAGGTAGTATGTGTCCAGTACAAAGCAAACCTCCTATTACAATGAAGAATACAATTGAGAAGTTCAAAGCCACATGATCAAATCTTcatatcaaaattcaaaatattcaaATATGCATACTCCAATCtaaattttactttttcttcGCTACTTGCTAGTTGCTCACAGTTTACATGTTGAGTTGGTGGATAAGTGGATTTAGTTTGTGTATAAAATAATTCACAGATGAACTATCATCTCTTCTAGTCTATAGAATCAATGTAGCATTGCGCGGTAGCCTTAATGCGAGTGTGGGTGGGCAGCTTTGAGTTACAAATGCCTTTGCCGCATCCGAAATCCCTAACCCGAGGATAGGAAGATGGGTGGTTCCGGCGTTTCATCACCGGCTCATTCATATGGGAGGAGCGCAATAGCCCCAAGGTCTAGAGATACGAACAGCTTCTGGCACGGGAGCTGAACAAATACTATACAAAACAGTAGATTGACAAGAAGATTCCAAAGAATTGAAAATTCGCTATATGAGGCAGACCACCTCAAGGGACAGGAGGACAGCTTAGACCAATGATAAAGACACGGGAAGAAGATGTGCCACAGGCAGGGATAACGATTGTTGACGGGAGGACGACTAATATGAATTCTTGAGTTTTGCTTACTGCGAGACATTATATGaaaactaagaaaaaaggaTAGGGTTTCGATGAAGGATATGTAAATGCAAAGGTTAGAAACTGATATGTTTAACATTTTAGTTGTTCAGAGTTCTTTACCAGTTTATCAACTGTACTCTTTTTTCTATAAGCAAGTTATATTAATAGTAAAGAGAAGGCCCCACTATGCCATACAAGGCCATCAACAGCTGTATAAAAGAGACGGCAgaatctagaaagaaaaaaaaaagtcatccaACTTCTACAAATGGAAGATGCTGTTACACCACCAGAGTTGGTGTGCATCCAGAGGCCCACCAAACAAGCTTGTCCTTGGTCCTTAAAAACTGCCACTGCGCTTGCATTGATTTGCATTTTCTACTTTTATATTTACTTTCATCCCTCTAAGAAcactaaaaatttatttttataaaataaaagtagCTACtagtaaaattaaaatatttggAAATTCGGTGTCCCGAGTTCCGGAAtcgtaattttttgggtttgctgcATAATCGTCATGGCGGCTGGGCACCTTCTCGCCTAGGTGATGCCTAGGCAGGTAAGGCACCCTATAAAAGTTAAGAACATATTTCATTGGTTCCTCCCTTAAATGAAACCATTGCATCAGTTTTTAGAGATGGTCTATAGTTTGGCTGCATACCCGCATCAATGATATCATTTCCTATTATATATCAAGCAAATATTCTTCTAGTTTTGTCTTTTCCGTTCCTATCCACAAATGACGAACCCAAATCCTCTgcccctctatctctctctctctctctctatctcaccTCTGCAACTCGATGGTTGCTCTTGTTTCTGTAACTCAAGCAACAAACAAGGTGCAAGGCTCCAATGAAGGTCGTGGCAAGCTTCCTCGAAGGCATCTTCTACTACTACTTCTCTGGCGTTGGCAGATGACTGTTGCTGttcttgctgctgctgctgcttctcctccttcttctccagcACCAGCAATGACAGCAGTTTCTCTCGAAGCGGCGATTATGATGGTCACTACTGCTGCCgctaccttttcttcttctcctggaGTGACAATGGCAGTGACTCTGCTGTTACCTTCATCAGTGGTGCCTGTGGCTGTGCCATTGCTGCTCTTTCTTGCTCTTTTTCtcatccttttcttttctcccatctttttttctcaaccccccccccccccaatttgtCCCCTATGTTTTGAGTCTTGGGCTCCTAGGAAACTTGGCAAGCAGTACCCTTCTTCCTCCAGGACCGCCTTGTCGCCAAGGCGGCTCCTAGGCGACACCTTAACAAATATGCTTTGCTGAATGCAAACTCATGTCTTTGTCAGATTCGAACAGCTGAACTCATATGCATGTAATATAGCCAAACCTAACTTGTCACCTTCAAATTTTACCCTCTTTCTTTCCATGCCC
The nucleotide sequence above comes from Telopea speciosissima isolate NSW1024214 ecotype Mountain lineage chromosome 3, Tspe_v1, whole genome shotgun sequence. Encoded proteins:
- the LOC122653826 gene encoding sm-like protein LSM8 produces the protein MSSGPGLESLVDQTISVITNDGRNIVGILKGFDQATNIILDESHERVYSTKEGVQQLVLGLYIIRGDNISIVGELDEELDSNLDLSKLRAHPLKPVIH